The following proteins are co-located in the Thermus thermophilus HB8 genome:
- a CDS encoding alpha/beta hydrolase, which produces MRVRTERLTLAGLSVLARIPEAPKALLLALHGLQGSKEHILALLPGYAERGFLLLAFDAPRHGEREGPPPSSKSPRYVEEVYRVALGFKEEARRVAEEAERRFGLPLFLAGGSLGAFVAHLLLAEGFRPRGVLAFIGSGFPMKLPQGQVVEDPGVLALYQAPPATRGEAYGGVPLLHLHGSRDLIVPLARMEKTLEALRPHYPEGRLARFVEEGAGHTLTPLMARVGLAFLEHWLEAR; this is translated from the coding sequence ATGAGGGTGCGGACCGAGCGGCTCACCTTGGCGGGGCTTTCCGTCCTCGCCCGGATCCCCGAGGCGCCCAAGGCCCTCCTCCTCGCCCTCCACGGGCTCCAGGGCTCAAAGGAGCACATCCTCGCCCTCCTCCCCGGCTACGCGGAGCGGGGGTTCCTCCTCCTCGCCTTTGACGCCCCCAGGCACGGGGAAAGGGAGGGCCCTCCCCCCTCCTCCAAGAGCCCCCGGTACGTGGAGGAAGTCTACCGGGTGGCCCTGGGGTTTAAGGAGGAGGCCCGGAGGGTAGCGGAGGAGGCCGAGAGGCGCTTCGGCCTTCCCCTCTTCCTCGCCGGGGGGAGCCTGGGGGCCTTCGTGGCCCACCTCCTCCTTGCCGAGGGCTTCCGGCCTCGAGGGGTCCTCGCCTTCATCGGCTCGGGCTTCCCCATGAAGCTCCCCCAGGGGCAGGTGGTGGAGGACCCCGGGGTCTTGGCCCTCTACCAGGCCCCGCCCGCCACCCGGGGGGAGGCCTACGGCGGGGTGCCCCTTCTCCACCTCCACGGCAGCCGGGACCTCATCGTCCCCCTGGCCCGGATGGAGAAGACCTTGGAGGCCTTGAGGCCGCACTACCCCGAAGGCCGCCTGGCCCGGTTCGTGGAGGAGGGGGCGGGCCACACCCTCACCCCCCTCATGGCCCGGGTGGGGCTGGCCTTCCTGGAGCACTGGCTTGAGGCCCGGTAG
- the speA gene encoding biosynthetic arginine decarboxylase — translation MKVAKRFTLKDAEELYLVPHWSGGFFRVGEKGDLEVTPLGPKGPAASLLEIVEALRDEGRPLPLVLRFPQILEARVRDLNEAFLEAMAKYGYQGTYRGVYPVKVNQRRLVLETVARAGRPYHLGLEAGSKPELALILAQDLSEEALITTNGFKDDDFVRLALMGRKLGRNVVITLEKFAELFRVLRLSKELGVKPLLGIRYKLKAKGAGQWEASGGENAKFGLTTPEIVRAVEVLQEEGLLDALVMLHAHIGSQVTDIRRIKAAVREAAQTYVQLRKLGAPLRYLNLGGGLAVDYDGSKTNFYASANYTLSEYAENLVYVTKEVVEAQGEPHPILVTESGRAITAYHEVLVLQVIDVIAPPGEARPSPPPPEAHPLVKELWESLQSLSPKNFQEVYHDAFADKETLQTLYDLGLVSLRDRALAEEIFYHIARRVQTIAQNLPYVPDELEDLEKLLADKLVCNFSVFQSLPDAWAIHQLFPVVPLSRLLEPPTRRATLVDISCDSDGKMDRFIDLHDVRQTLPVHPVRPGEPYYLGVFLVGAYQDVLGSNHNLFGQVGEAHVRVEEEGFAIERFVGGETAERVIEKMGFTARELMLGVERLVRQSRLSPVEKGAFLERYARELQGYTYLED, via the coding sequence TTGAAGGTGGCCAAGCGCTTCACCCTTAAGGACGCGGAGGAGCTTTACCTGGTGCCCCACTGGAGCGGGGGCTTCTTCCGGGTGGGGGAGAAGGGGGATCTGGAGGTCACCCCCTTGGGCCCCAAGGGCCCCGCGGCCTCCCTCCTGGAGATCGTGGAGGCCTTGAGGGACGAGGGTAGGCCCCTGCCCCTCGTGCTCCGCTTTCCCCAGATCCTCGAGGCCCGGGTCCGGGACCTCAACGAGGCCTTCCTGGAGGCCATGGCGAAGTACGGCTACCAGGGCACCTACCGGGGGGTCTACCCGGTGAAGGTGAACCAGCGCCGCCTGGTCCTGGAGACCGTGGCCCGGGCGGGGAGGCCCTACCACCTCGGCCTCGAGGCGGGGAGCAAGCCCGAGCTCGCCCTCATCCTGGCCCAGGACCTCTCCGAGGAGGCCCTCATCACCACCAACGGCTTCAAGGACGACGACTTCGTCCGCCTCGCCCTCATGGGGAGGAAGCTTGGCCGCAACGTGGTGATCACCCTGGAAAAGTTCGCCGAGCTCTTTCGGGTCCTCCGCCTCTCCAAGGAGCTCGGCGTGAAGCCCCTTTTGGGCATCCGCTACAAGCTCAAGGCCAAGGGGGCGGGGCAGTGGGAGGCCTCCGGGGGCGAGAACGCCAAGTTCGGCCTCACCACCCCGGAGATCGTGCGGGCGGTGGAGGTCCTCCAAGAGGAGGGCCTCCTGGACGCCCTGGTGATGCTCCACGCCCACATCGGCAGCCAGGTCACGGACATCCGCCGGATCAAGGCCGCGGTGCGGGAGGCGGCCCAGACCTACGTCCAGCTCCGGAAGCTCGGGGCCCCCCTCCGCTACCTCAACCTGGGCGGGGGCCTGGCCGTGGACTACGACGGCTCCAAGACCAACTTCTACGCCTCGGCCAACTACACCCTCTCCGAGTACGCCGAGAACCTGGTCTACGTCACCAAGGAGGTGGTGGAGGCCCAGGGCGAGCCCCACCCCATCCTGGTCACCGAAAGCGGGCGGGCCATCACCGCCTACCACGAGGTCCTGGTCCTCCAGGTCATTGACGTCATCGCCCCGCCCGGGGAGGCGCGGCCAAGCCCCCCGCCCCCCGAGGCCCACCCCCTGGTGAAGGAGCTCTGGGAGAGCCTGCAAAGCCTCTCCCCCAAGAACTTCCAGGAGGTCTACCACGACGCCTTCGCCGACAAGGAGACCCTCCAGACCCTCTACGACCTGGGCCTGGTCTCCCTGCGGGACCGGGCCCTGGCGGAGGAGATCTTCTACCACATCGCCCGCCGGGTCCAGACCATCGCCCAGAACCTCCCCTACGTTCCCGACGAGCTGGAAGACCTGGAAAAGCTCCTCGCCGACAAGCTGGTCTGCAACTTCTCCGTCTTTCAGAGCCTCCCCGACGCCTGGGCCATCCACCAGCTCTTCCCCGTGGTGCCCCTCTCCCGCCTGCTGGAGCCCCCGACCCGGAGGGCCACCCTGGTGGACATCTCCTGCGACTCGGACGGCAAGATGGACCGCTTCATTGACCTCCACGACGTACGCCAGACCCTGCCTGTCCACCCCGTCCGCCCCGGGGAGCCCTACTACCTGGGGGTCTTCCTGGTGGGGGCGTACCAGGACGTCCTGGGGAGCAACCACAACCTCTTCGGCCAGGTGGGGGAGGCCCACGTGCGGGTGGAGGAGGAGGGCTTCGCCATAGAGCGCTTCGTGGGGGGGGAGACGGCGGAGCGGGTGATAGAGAAGATGGGCTTCACCGCCCGGGAGCTGATGCTCGGGGTGGAGCGCCTGGTGCGGCAAAGCCGCCTCTCCCCCGTGGAGAAGGGCGCCTTCCTGGAGCGCTACGCCCGGGAGCTTCAGGGGTACACCTACCTGGAGGACTAA
- a CDS encoding ribose-phosphate diphosphokinase: MDRPLLIFSGQSNRPLAQAIAEALGLPLGKSTTLRFANDNLFVRYEESLREGDVFIVQSFVPPVQDHLMELLMMVDAAKGASAARVTAVIPYFSYARSDKKDAPRISITARLIADLLQTAGADRVLTMTLHSPQVHGFFKIPVDHLSAEPVIANYFATRVDLENAVVVAPDAGDLKRASALARRLGLPLAFIDKERVSDTEVRVRMLVGEVEGKTALIVDDEISTAGSLVEAVEALMQAGAKEVYAAATHGVYVGPALDRIAKSPVKEVAATDTCPPKEGPKLRTLTVAPLFAEAIWRIHRGESVSSLFT; encoded by the coding sequence ATGGACCGCCCCCTCTTGATCTTCTCCGGCCAGTCCAACCGGCCCCTGGCCCAGGCCATCGCCGAGGCTTTAGGCCTCCCCTTGGGCAAGAGCACCACCTTGCGCTTCGCCAACGACAACCTCTTCGTCCGCTACGAGGAAAGCCTGAGGGAGGGGGACGTCTTCATCGTCCAGTCCTTTGTCCCCCCGGTGCAGGACCACCTGATGGAGCTCCTCATGATGGTGGACGCCGCCAAGGGGGCGAGCGCCGCCCGGGTCACCGCCGTCATCCCCTACTTCTCCTACGCCCGGAGCGACAAGAAGGACGCCCCCAGGATCTCCATCACCGCGCGGCTCATCGCCGACCTCCTGCAGACGGCGGGGGCCGACCGGGTCCTCACCATGACCCTCCACTCCCCTCAGGTCCACGGCTTCTTCAAGATCCCCGTGGACCACCTCTCCGCCGAGCCCGTGATCGCCAACTACTTCGCCACCCGGGTGGACCTGGAAAACGCCGTGGTGGTGGCCCCGGACGCCGGGGACCTCAAACGGGCAAGCGCCCTCGCCCGCAGGCTCGGCCTTCCCCTGGCCTTCATTGATAAGGAACGGGTTTCCGACACCGAGGTGCGGGTCCGGATGCTGGTGGGGGAGGTGGAGGGAAAGACGGCCCTCATCGTGGACGACGAGATCTCCACGGCGGGGAGCCTGGTGGAGGCGGTGGAGGCCCTCATGCAGGCCGGGGCCAAGGAGGTGTACGCCGCCGCCACCCACGGGGTCTACGTGGGCCCGGCCCTGGACCGGATCGCCAAAAGCCCCGTGAAGGAGGTGGCCGCCACGGACACCTGCCCCCCCAAGGAAGGCCCCAAGCTCAGGACCCTCACCGTGGCCCCCCTGTTCGCCGAGGCCATCTGGCGGATCCATAGGGGGGAGTCGGTGTCCAGCCTCTTCACATGA
- a CDS encoding M24 family metallopeptidase: MELRAVQEVLKEERLDGWLLYSFGGSNPLALEVLGLAHLHLTRRFAYLIPREGAPTLLCHAIEASLFPPLPGNRKTYHTWRGFLEGLAHLLGGMRRVALEYVPGGQIPYLSRVDGGTLDLLRGLGLELASSWPLLLLFQTWDEERLQSHRRAAAGLARAKDLALDFLRQNPEASEREVQSVLVRALEGEGLIFDHPPMVAFGKNAANPHHEPSEVRLEEGAVVLLDLWAKAPGGVYADLTWMAGKRPPEAAHRAFQAVARARDEAIAFVERAYREGRYPKGFEVDRLARKVLEEEGYGPYIRHRTGHNLGEEVHGSGPHLDDLETHDLRPLVPGLAFTVEPGVYLEAFGVRTEVDVYLHPTGPEVTTPLQEAITPL; the protein is encoded by the coding sequence ATGGAGCTACGGGCGGTGCAGGAGGTCCTAAAGGAAGAACGCCTGGACGGCTGGCTTCTTTATAGCTTTGGCGGGAGCAACCCCCTGGCCCTCGAGGTCCTGGGCCTCGCCCACCTCCACCTCACCCGCCGCTTCGCCTACCTCATCCCCCGGGAAGGAGCACCCACCCTCCTCTGCCACGCCATTGAGGCAAGCCTCTTCCCTCCCCTCCCCGGAAACCGGAAGACCTACCACACCTGGAGGGGCTTCCTGGAGGGCCTCGCCCACCTCCTTGGGGGGATGAGGCGCGTGGCCTTGGAGTACGTCCCGGGGGGGCAGATCCCCTACCTCTCCCGGGTGGACGGGGGCACCCTGGACCTCCTCCGGGGCCTGGGCCTCGAGCTCGCCTCCTCCTGGCCCCTCCTCCTCCTCTTCCAGACCTGGGACGAAGAAAGGCTGCAAAGCCACCGGCGGGCGGCGGCCGGCCTCGCCCGGGCCAAGGATCTGGCCCTGGACTTCCTGCGCCAAAACCCCGAGGCCAGCGAGCGGGAGGTCCAAAGCGTGCTCGTCCGGGCCTTGGAGGGGGAGGGGCTCATCTTTGACCACCCCCCCATGGTGGCCTTCGGGAAAAACGCCGCCAACCCCCACCACGAACCCTCCGAGGTCCGCCTGGAGGAAGGGGCGGTGGTCCTTCTGGACCTGTGGGCCAAAGCACCTGGGGGGGTCTACGCCGACCTCACCTGGATGGCGGGGAAAAGGCCCCCGGAGGCGGCCCACCGGGCCTTCCAAGCGGTGGCCCGGGCGCGGGACGAGGCCATCGCCTTCGTGGAAAGGGCCTACCGGGAAGGCCGCTACCCCAAGGGCTTTGAGGTGGACCGCCTGGCGCGCAAGGTCCTGGAGGAGGAGGGCTATGGCCCCTACATCCGCCACCGCACCGGGCACAACCTGGGGGAGGAGGTCCACGGCTCCGGGCCCCACCTGGACGACCTGGAAACCCACGACCTCCGCCCCCTGGTGCCGGGCCTGGCCTTCACCGTGGAGCCCGGGGTCTACCTGGAGGCCTTCGGCGTGCGCACCGAGGTGGACGTCTACCTCCACCCCACGGGCCCCGAGGTCACCACCCCCCTCCAGGAGGCCATTACCCCGCTTTAG
- a CDS encoding ABC transporter permease: MATATASPKPRTFFSLFWRRLRRHKMAMASLVVIVLLVLMALFAPWIAPYDPTAQPTGEDVGAYYFLPPSPEHPLGTDDLGRDVLSRIIYGSRISLLVGFAVALSSVIIGTLMGTLAGYYAGRPLRFYLGPLRREKEGFYPWSFALWRVFSWVLYYGVLYLAVSVAWTLAAEGIRAGSLWGYLGFGLVLALALWAAWFGLRGEIRLDLDVAISRLIDFMLTIPTLPLLLVLSALLRDPEVAVGRWAQGVFGDAASVFIIITILVFFGWLGTARLVRGSILSLREMDYATAAQALGATDFRIMFRHLVPNTMAPLIVQATLQVGQAILVEAALSFLGFGIQPPVATWGNMLTNAQEYIFIAPWLALPPGFMIFITVLAFNYLGDGLRDALDPRSRL; encoded by the coding sequence ATGGCGACCGCGACCGCTTCCCCTAAGCCCCGGACCTTCTTCAGCCTCTTCTGGCGCCGCCTCCGGCGGCACAAGATGGCCATGGCGAGCCTTGTGGTCATCGTCCTCCTCGTCCTCATGGCCCTGTTCGCCCCCTGGATCGCCCCCTACGACCCCACGGCCCAGCCCACGGGCGAGGACGTGGGGGCCTACTACTTCCTGCCCCCTTCTCCCGAACACCCCTTGGGCACGGACGACCTGGGGCGGGACGTGCTTTCCCGGATCATCTACGGCTCCAGGATCTCCCTCCTCGTGGGGTTCGCCGTGGCCTTGTCCAGCGTGATCATCGGGACCCTTATGGGCACCCTGGCGGGCTACTACGCCGGGCGGCCCCTCCGCTTCTACCTGGGCCCCTTGCGGCGGGAGAAGGAGGGGTTTTATCCCTGGAGCTTCGCGCTTTGGCGGGTCTTCTCCTGGGTGCTCTACTACGGGGTCTTGTACCTCGCGGTCTCCGTGGCCTGGACCTTGGCGGCGGAGGGGATCCGGGCGGGAAGCCTATGGGGCTACCTGGGCTTCGGCCTCGTCCTGGCCCTCGCCCTTTGGGCCGCCTGGTTCGGGCTTAGGGGGGAGATCCGCCTGGACCTGGACGTGGCCATAAGCCGCCTCATTGACTTTATGCTCACCATCCCCACCCTCCCCCTCCTCTTGGTGCTCTCCGCCCTCCTGCGGGACCCCGAGGTGGCGGTGGGGCGCTGGGCTCAGGGGGTGTTTGGGGACGCCGCCAGCGTGTTCATCATCATCACCATCCTCGTTTTCTTTGGCTGGCTGGGGACGGCAAGGCTCGTGCGGGGGAGCATCCTCTCCCTGAGGGAGATGGACTACGCCACCGCCGCCCAGGCCCTGGGGGCCACGGACTTCCGCATCATGTTCCGCCACCTGGTGCCCAACACCATGGCCCCCCTCATCGTCCAGGCCACCTTGCAGGTGGGCCAGGCCATCCTGGTGGAGGCGGCCCTCTCCTTCCTCGGGTTTGGCATCCAGCCCCCCGTGGCCACCTGGGGCAACATGCTCACCAACGCCCAAGAGTACATCTTCATCGCCCCTTGGCTTGCCCTGCCGCCGGGCTTCATGATCTTCATCACGGTCCTGGCCTTCAACTACCTCGGGGACGGGCTTAGGGACGCTTTGGACCCGAGGAGCCGCCTCTAA
- a CDS encoding peptide ABC transporter substrate-binding protein, translating into MRNLGKLAVLGITALGLALAGPQDNSLVIGASQEPRVLAGDFLRVISNQAIKSEIEQYLFAPFIGFNADSQNFPVLATEVPTLENGRLRVTDIGGGKKRLEMDITIRPDAKWSDGRPITTEDVAFYFEVGKAKGMPVLNPDFWERVNVRIKDARNFTLIFEPAYYYDTYGPINTYAPKHIMGPEWERVKAAARGLDPDKDAEKLNELYRNFFLKFATPQALNRGAMVYSGPFKLKRWVPGNSIEMERNPNFPIKPEGGESKYVQKVVYRFIQNTNSLLVAVIGGSIDATSSVSLTFDQGRSPQLVRRAPGRFDIWFVPGAIWEHIDINKFENCQVVKDLGLNDKRTRQAILHALNREGLVKAFFDGLQPVAHTWIAPVNPLFNPNVKKYEFDLKKAEALLAEMGWRKGPDGILQRTVNGRTVRFEIEYVTTAGNVVRERTQQFFAEDLKKIGIAVKINNAPSAVVFADEFIQRASECKWTGMFEFAWVSNLQEDGSLFQYKNLNTGAIMVPTKENNYQGQNIGGWRNDEFDRLTSQAVLEFDPERRKQLFWRAQEIWAEELPALPLYFRANPYVVRKGLVNYVASAYSGGYGYPGWNAWEIGWESRGAVKKWDQAKYALSTR; encoded by the coding sequence ATGAGGAACCTAGGTAAGCTGGCTGTACTCGGTATAACCGCTTTGGGCCTGGCCCTGGCGGGGCCCCAGGACAACAGCCTCGTCATCGGGGCCTCCCAGGAGCCCAGGGTCTTGGCGGGGGACTTCCTCCGCGTCATCTCCAACCAGGCCATCAAGTCGGAGATTGAGCAGTACCTCTTCGCCCCCTTCATCGGCTTCAACGCCGACAGCCAGAACTTCCCCGTTTTGGCCACCGAGGTGCCCACCTTGGAGAACGGCCGCCTGCGGGTCACGGACATCGGCGGGGGCAAGAAGCGCCTGGAGATGGACATCACCATCCGCCCCGACGCCAAGTGGTCCGACGGCAGGCCCATCACCACGGAGGACGTGGCCTTCTACTTTGAGGTGGGGAAGGCCAAGGGCATGCCGGTGCTCAACCCCGACTTCTGGGAGCGGGTGAACGTCCGCATCAAGGACGCCCGCAACTTCACCCTCATCTTTGAGCCTGCCTACTACTACGACACTTACGGCCCCATTAACACCTATGCCCCCAAGCACATCATGGGGCCCGAGTGGGAGCGGGTGAAGGCGGCGGCCCGGGGCCTGGACCCCGACAAGGACGCGGAGAAGCTCAACGAGCTCTACCGCAACTTCTTCCTCAAGTTCGCCACCCCCCAGGCGCTGAACCGCGGGGCCATGGTCTACTCCGGGCCCTTCAAGCTCAAGCGCTGGGTGCCGGGGAACTCCATTGAGATGGAGCGGAACCCCAACTTCCCCATCAAGCCTGAGGGCGGCGAGAGCAAGTACGTGCAGAAGGTGGTCTACCGCTTCATCCAGAACACCAACTCCCTCCTGGTGGCGGTGATCGGCGGCTCCATTGACGCCACCTCCAGCGTCTCCCTCACCTTTGACCAGGGCCGCTCGCCCCAGCTGGTGCGGCGCGCTCCCGGCCGCTTTGACATCTGGTTCGTCCCCGGCGCCATCTGGGAGCACATTGACATCAACAAGTTTGAGAACTGCCAGGTGGTCAAGGACCTCGGTCTTAACGACAAGCGCACCCGCCAGGCCATCCTCCACGCCCTGAACCGGGAGGGCCTGGTGAAGGCCTTCTTTGACGGCCTCCAGCCCGTGGCCCACACCTGGATCGCCCCCGTCAACCCCCTCTTCAACCCCAACGTGAAGAAGTACGAGTTTGACCTGAAGAAGGCGGAGGCCCTCCTGGCGGAGATGGGCTGGAGGAAGGGGCCGGACGGCATCCTCCAGCGCACCGTGAACGGGCGCACCGTGCGCTTTGAGATTGAGTACGTCACCACCGCGGGCAACGTCGTCCGCGAGCGCACCCAGCAGTTCTTCGCCGAGGACCTCAAGAAGATCGGCATCGCCGTCAAGATCAACAACGCCCCCAGCGCCGTGGTCTTCGCCGACGAGTTCATCCAGCGGGCCAGCGAGTGCAAGTGGACGGGGATGTTTGAGTTCGCCTGGGTCTCCAACCTGCAGGAGGACGGCTCCCTCTTCCAGTACAAGAACCTGAACACCGGGGCCATCATGGTCCCCACCAAGGAGAACAACTACCAGGGCCAGAACATCGGCGGCTGGCGGAACGACGAGTTTGACCGCCTCACGAGCCAGGCCGTGCTGGAGTTTGACCCCGAGCGGCGCAAGCAGCTCTTCTGGCGCGCCCAGGAGATCTGGGCCGAGGAGCTCCCGGCGCTTCCCCTCTACTTCCGCGCCAACCCCTACGTGGTGCGGAAGGGCCTCGTGAACTACGTGGCCAGCGCCTACTCCGGCGGCTACGGCTACCCCGGCTGGAACGCCTGGGAGATCGGCTGGGAGAGCCGGGGCGCCGTGAAGAAGTGGGACCAGGCGAAGTACGCCCTTTCCACCAGGTAA
- a CDS encoding DUF72 domain-containing protein, whose translation MRPGSEILVGLRGYRGFPGGFKAYRKAFPTVELSWWHRVGDVGTISRLRALAPEGFRFSAVGHKHLTFRPTGEERRVLRRLLRRFRLFGPKAGALRLLLPEDLSPEALEAWLPLLEAVQNELGPVPIAFQAPAPLKPLLLERGLAVVNAEEGPFLYLLDPERLPPGKGYAYFAPERVFPNPPPGPTLGEEVEGR comes from the coding sequence TTGAGGCCCGGTAGCGAGATCCTGGTGGGGCTCAGGGGCTACCGGGGCTTCCCCGGGGGGTTCAAGGCCTACCGCAAGGCCTTCCCCACGGTGGAGCTCTCCTGGTGGCACCGGGTGGGGGACGTGGGGACGATAAGCCGCCTCCGGGCCCTCGCCCCCGAGGGGTTCCGCTTCAGCGCGGTGGGCCACAAGCACCTCACCTTCCGCCCCACGGGGGAGGAAAGGCGCGTCCTTAGGCGGCTTCTCCGGCGCTTCCGCCTCTTCGGCCCCAAGGCGGGCGCCCTCCGCCTCCTCCTTCCCGAAGACCTTTCCCCGGAGGCCCTCGAGGCCTGGCTCCCCCTCCTCGAGGCGGTCCAGAACGAGCTCGGCCCGGTCCCCATCGCCTTCCAGGCCCCCGCGCCCCTGAAGCCCCTCCTCCTTGAGCGGGGCCTGGCCGTGGTGAACGCGGAGGAGGGCCCCTTCCTCTACCTCCTGGACCCCGAGCGCCTCCCCCCGGGGAAGGGGTACGCCTACTTCGCCCCGGAGCGGGTCTTCCCAAACCCACCTCCTGGGCCTACACTCGGGGAGGAGGTTGAGGGGCGTTGA
- a CDS encoding ABC transporter permease, translating into MFAYTVRRLLQMIPLLFAASVVIYALLALQPGDPLDELRRQNPRMTAEQFEALKRAYGLDQPLHIRYFKWLNRALRGDLGYSRTYGIPAAEYVFVQRLPKTLILSGLALTLALVVAIPVGVFSAVRQYSLADYAITFLSFVGFSMPVFFLGILLLYLFAIVLPESIPGFPRFPTGGVPGVLWEDVRSGAVSLWEFLGQWAWHLVLPVLTLSALQMAEWTRFMRASLLEVLSQDYIRTARAKGLAERVVLYKHALRNALIPIVTLVGLAIPGVLGGATITETIFSYPGMGRAIFDALVEKDYNVAMAALAFLALMTALFNLLADLAYAVVDPRIRYS; encoded by the coding sequence GTGTTCGCCTACACGGTGCGCAGGCTTTTGCAGATGATCCCCCTGCTCTTCGCGGCCAGCGTGGTGATCTACGCCCTCCTGGCCCTGCAGCCGGGGGACCCTTTGGACGAGCTCAGGCGGCAGAACCCCCGCATGACCGCCGAGCAGTTTGAGGCCTTGAAGCGGGCCTACGGCCTGGACCAGCCCCTCCACATCCGGTACTTCAAGTGGCTCAACCGGGCCTTGCGCGGCGACCTAGGCTACAGCCGCACCTACGGGATCCCGGCGGCGGAGTACGTCTTTGTCCAGCGTCTGCCCAAAACCCTGATCCTTTCCGGGCTCGCCCTGACCCTGGCCCTCGTGGTGGCCATCCCCGTGGGGGTTTTCTCCGCCGTGCGGCAGTACTCCCTGGCCGACTACGCCATCACCTTTCTCTCCTTCGTGGGCTTTTCCATGCCCGTTTTCTTCCTGGGGATCCTCCTCCTCTACCTCTTCGCCATCGTCCTGCCGGAGAGCATCCCGGGCTTTCCCCGCTTCCCCACGGGCGGGGTGCCCGGGGTGCTCTGGGAGGACGTGCGCTCTGGGGCGGTGAGCCTCTGGGAGTTCTTGGGCCAGTGGGCCTGGCACCTCGTCCTCCCCGTCCTCACCCTCTCGGCGTTGCAGATGGCGGAGTGGACGCGCTTCATGCGGGCCTCTCTCCTCGAGGTCCTCTCCCAGGACTACATCCGCACCGCCCGGGCCAAGGGGCTCGCCGAGCGGGTGGTGCTCTACAAGCACGCCCTCAGGAACGCCCTGATCCCCATCGTGACCCTGGTGGGCCTCGCCATTCCCGGGGTCTTGGGCGGGGCCACCATCACCGAAACCATCTTCAGCTATCCCGGGATGGGCCGGGCCATCTTTGACGCCCTGGTGGAGAAGGACTACAACGTGGCCATGGCCGCCCTGGCCTTTCTGGCCCTGATGACGGCCCTCTTCAACCTCCTGGCGGACCTGGCCTACGCGGTGGTGGATCCCCGGATCCGTTACAGCTAG
- the erpA gene encoding iron-sulfur cluster insertion protein ErpA translates to MVETQEAVIRITPLAAEKAKEILARYGKEHAAIRVYIKSGGCSGFQYGMAVDERELPGDTFVEMHGVRLVVDRMSLPYLVGSEIDWVESLMGGGFTVHNPNAASTCGCGHSFRTKDQEGAPRTCGH, encoded by the coding sequence ATGGTGGAAACCCAAGAGGCGGTCATCCGCATCACCCCCCTGGCGGCGGAGAAGGCCAAGGAGATCCTTGCCCGCTACGGCAAGGAGCACGCGGCCATCCGCGTCTACATCAAGTCCGGCGGCTGCTCGGGCTTCCAGTACGGCATGGCCGTGGACGAAAGGGAGCTTCCGGGGGACACCTTCGTGGAGATGCACGGGGTGCGCCTGGTGGTGGACCGGATGTCCCTGCCCTACCTCGTGGGCTCGGAGATTGACTGGGTGGAAAGCCTCATGGGCGGGGGCTTTACCGTCCATAACCCCAATGCGGCCAGCACCTGCGGCTGCGGCCACTCCTTCCGCACCAAGGACCAGGAGGGGGCCCCCCGCACCTGCGGGCACTGA